The following are encoded in a window of Bacillota bacterium genomic DNA:
- a CDS encoding Spy/CpxP family protein refolding chaperone produces MHAVVWSKRRQLKRAALAVAVGLAVAAASATVLAAPPRRAAGPAAQTWQAPAVGYGWQALGLTDEQIAKINDIQQKADEQALPIRSELFAKRQELALALRSSAPDPAKVKELVARINELEGQLAQIHIQAQLDVRGVLTDEQRANLGTLGFGGFGGRGAGFGRGGCVGYGAGGYGHMGRGMGRGYGLMGPGRGW; encoded by the coding sequence ATGCACGCGGTTGTTTGGTCGAAGCGGCGGCAGCTGAAGCGGGCTGCGCTGGCCGTAGCGGTGGGGCTGGCCGTGGCGGCCGCGTCCGCCACGGTGCTGGCTGCACCGCCGCGGCGCGCAGCCGGCCCGGCCGCGCAGACATGGCAGGCGCCGGCGGTTGGCTACGGGTGGCAGGCGCTGGGCCTTACCGACGAGCAGATCGCCAAGATCAACGACATCCAGCAGAAGGCCGACGAGCAGGCGCTTCCCATCCGCAGCGAGCTGTTCGCCAAACGCCAGGAGCTGGCTCTGGCCCTGCGCTCGTCCGCGCCGGACCCCGCCAAGGTGAAGGAGCTCGTCGCCCGGATCAACGAGCTGGAGGGCCAGCTTGCGCAGATCCACATCCAGGCCCAGCTCGACGTGCGCGGCGTGCTCACGGACGAACAGCGGGCCAACCTCGGGACCCTCGGGTTCGGCGGGTTCGGGGGCCGGGGCGCCGGCTTCGGCCGTGGCGGGTGCGTTGGCTACGGCGCTGGAGGGTACGGCCACATGGGCCGCGGCATGGGGCGCGGTTACGGCCTGATGGGGCCGGGCCGGGGCTGGTAA